A single window of Nitrospirota bacterium DNA harbors:
- a CDS encoding nitrogenase component 1: MLLRHTPKEITERQALTVNPAKTCQPIGALYASLGIHGCLPHSHGSQGCYAYHRSTLTRHYREPVMAATSSFTEGASVFGGQANLLQALNNIFTIYEPDVVAVHTTCLSETIGDDIPQIFAKAEADGKIPKGKYVLHANTPSYVGTHVTGFANMTKAMVDYFAIPNAHKENRINIIPGWVEPSDMKEIKRIAGKLGVRIIMFPDTENVLNGPQTGKFTMYPKGGVTIDELKKTGSSRGTIGLGRLASGPAALALDTKCKVPCEILDLPIGIKATDRFIDALRKMAGVNVPDSINIERGQLLDIITDMQAYFYHKKVGLVGDPDQLEALTEFLVSIDMLPIHIVTGTKDSNFTKRIESLTQDLPCKVNVKSGGDMMLFHQWVKNDTVDLLIGNTYVKYISRDEDIPFIRFGFPILDRIGHSYFPTVGYKGGMRLLVKILDALMDRQDRDSSEIEFELVM; encoded by the coding sequence ATGTTATTACGACATACGCCAAAAGAGATCACAGAACGTCAGGCTTTGACCGTCAACCCGGCGAAAACCTGCCAGCCCATTGGCGCCCTGTATGCGTCCCTGGGAATTCACGGCTGCCTTCCACACAGCCATGGCTCACAGGGATGTTATGCATATCACCGGAGCACCCTGACCAGACACTACAGGGAGCCTGTAATGGCCGCCACCAGCTCATTTACGGAAGGTGCCTCTGTTTTCGGAGGCCAGGCAAATCTGCTGCAGGCGCTAAACAATATTTTTACTATTTACGAGCCGGATGTCGTAGCTGTTCATACCACCTGTTTATCCGAAACTATAGGGGACGATATTCCACAGATATTTGCAAAAGCTGAGGCCGACGGTAAAATTCCCAAAGGGAAATATGTATTACATGCAAATACCCCAAGTTATGTGGGAACCCATGTCACGGGTTTTGCCAACATGACAAAGGCTATGGTCGATTATTTTGCAATACCGAACGCACATAAAGAAAACCGTATTAATATCATTCCCGGATGGGTGGAACCTTCGGATATGAAGGAAATTAAGAGGATAGCAGGCAAACTGGGAGTCAGGATTATAATGTTCCCGGACACTGAAAATGTGCTTAACGGGCCCCAGACCGGCAAATTTACAATGTATCCGAAAGGCGGAGTTACCATAGATGAGCTAAAGAAGACTGGAAGCAGCCGGGGCACAATTGGGCTGGGCCGTTTGGCGTCTGGACCCGCTGCTCTGGCCCTTGACACAAAATGCAAGGTGCCATGTGAAATACTCGATCTGCCCATAGGGATTAAGGCGACCGACAGGTTTATCGATGCCTTAAGAAAGATGGCCGGGGTAAACGTTCCCGACTCTATAAACATCGAAAGAGGACAGCTTTTAGACATAATCACAGATATGCAGGCCTATTTTTATCACAAGAAAGTCGGCCTGGTGGGAGACCCTGATCAGCTCGAGGCCCTTACGGAATTTCTGGTATCTATTGATATGCTGCCAATACATATTGTTACCGGTACAAAGGACAGCAATTTTACAAAGAGGATTGAGAGCTTAACACAGGACCTGCCGTGTAAGGTAAACGTTAAAAGCGGCGGCGACATGATGCTGTTCCATCAATGGGTAAAAAATGATACTGTGGATCTTCTCATCGGAAACACTTATGTGAAGTACATCTCAAGAGATGAAGATATTCCGTTTATCCGGTTCGGTTTCCCGATTTTAGACAGAATCGGCCACAGTTATTTTCCAACAGTCGGGTACAAAGGTGGAATGCGTCTTTTAGTAAAGATACTCGATGCGCTTATGGACCGTCAGGACAGGGATTCCTCTGAAATAGAGTTTGAACTGGTAATGTAA
- a CDS encoding nitrogenase component I subunit alpha — MEPIRKETTDVEVTPDNWKAIDPHKVKNEIILKYPPKVARKRSEHIVINKKVDDENYAEIQANARTVPGIISQRGCCYAGCKGVVMGPTRDIINLTHGPIGCGFYSWLTRRNQTDPSTSPDGHNFMTYCFSTDMEDKEIIFGGEKKLKAAIQEAYDIFKPKMIAIFSTCPVGLIGDDVHSVAREMKEKLGINIFGFSCEGYKGVSQSAGHHVANNGLLIHVIGQDNTVREGDYKVNLLGEYNIGGDAFLLEKLFEKCGITLISTFSGNASVNRFANAHTADLNLIMCHRSINYVADMMEKKYGIPWIKVNFLGAQATSTSLRKIAQYYGDKKLIDRAEEVIAEEMPAVEKAQAEIRPRLEGKLAMMFVGGSRAHHYQELFNEIGMITIAAGYEFAHRDDYEGRDVLPKIKVDADSRNIEELDVQKDPEKYKPRINEKELEARERHGVMLKHYEGMMPDMEEGAYVIDDISQHETEMLIEIYKPAIFCAGIKEKYMVQKHGIPLKQLHNYDSGGPYTVYQGAINFYYEIDRMVNSKVWEHIKSPWEKSPELAAMYAYE, encoded by the coding sequence ATGGAACCTATACGTAAAGAAACAACAGATGTAGAAGTAACACCGGACAACTGGAAAGCGATAGACCCGCATAAGGTCAAGAATGAAATTATATTGAAATATCCTCCGAAGGTAGCGAGGAAAAGATCAGAGCATATTGTTATAAACAAAAAAGTTGACGATGAAAACTACGCTGAAATACAGGCCAATGCCAGGACCGTTCCCGGCATTATATCACAGAGAGGCTGCTGCTATGCAGGATGTAAAGGGGTTGTAATGGGGCCTACTCGGGATATCATAAACCTTACCCACGGCCCGATCGGTTGCGGTTTTTACAGCTGGCTAACAAGGCGGAACCAGACCGATCCCTCAACCTCGCCTGACGGGCATAATTTTATGACCTACTGTTTTTCAACAGACATGGAAGATAAAGAGATCATTTTTGGTGGAGAAAAAAAGCTGAAAGCCGCTATCCAGGAAGCGTATGACATCTTTAAGCCGAAAATGATTGCCATATTCTCTACATGTCCTGTCGGTTTGATAGGGGACGATGTTCATTCAGTGGCCAGGGAGATGAAAGAAAAGCTTGGGATAAATATCTTCGGATTCAGTTGTGAAGGATACAAAGGGGTCAGCCAGTCTGCAGGGCACCATGTAGCCAACAACGGGTTATTGATTCACGTGATCGGACAGGATAATACGGTAAGAGAAGGAGATTACAAGGTCAACCTTCTTGGTGAATACAATATCGGAGGAGATGCCTTCCTTTTAGAAAAATTATTTGAGAAATGCGGAATTACGTTGATTTCCACCTTCAGCGGCAACGCGAGCGTGAACCGTTTCGCAAACGCCCATACTGCCGACCTGAACCTGATTATGTGCCATCGTTCCATCAATTATGTGGCTGACATGATGGAGAAAAAATACGGGATACCCTGGATCAAGGTCAATTTCCTGGGCGCTCAGGCAACCTCAACCTCACTCAGAAAAATTGCCCAATATTATGGTGACAAGAAACTTATTGACAGGGCTGAGGAAGTGATTGCCGAGGAGATGCCTGCAGTGGAAAAAGCACAGGCAGAAATCAGACCGCGTCTCGAAGGAAAGCTTGCCATGATGTTTGTGGGAGGGTCTCGCGCTCATCATTACCAGGAACTGTTTAACGAAATAGGGATGATAACGATAGCTGCTGGATATGAGTTCGCCCACAGGGACGATTATGAGGGAAGAGACGTGTTGCCGAAAATTAAAGTCGATGCTGACAGCAGAAACATAGAAGAGCTCGATGTTCAAAAGGACCCTGAAAAATACAAGCCAAGGATCAATGAAAAAGAACTTGAAGCACGGGAAAGACACGGTGTCATGTTAAAGCACTATGAAGGGATGATGCCCGATATGGAAGAAGGCGCGTATGTTATTGATGACATCAGCCAGCATGAAACTGAAATGCTTATTGAAATCTATAAGCCGGCTATCTTTTGCGCAGGGATCAAGGAAAAGTATATGGTGCAGAAACACGGGATACCTCTGAAACAGCTTCACAACTATGATTCCGGCGGCCCATATACCGTTTACCAGGGGGCAATTAACTTTTATTATGAAATAGACCGGATGGTAAACAGCAAGGTATGGGAGCATATCAAGTCACCGTGGGAAAAGAGTCCTGAACTGGCCGCCATGTATGCATATGAATAA
- a CDS encoding P-II family nitrogen regulator, giving the protein MKEVMAVIRMNMINKTKKALAEAGISSITARDALGRGKGLVDLKLLKGAEQGYEEAISQLGQSQRLIPKRILFIVVPDKLVKKTVDAIIRLNQTGKSGDGKIFVMPIADSIRVRTGESGNSTLDD; this is encoded by the coding sequence ATGAAGGAGGTTATGGCAGTTATTCGCATGAATATGATCAATAAAACGAAAAAAGCTCTTGCTGAAGCCGGTATATCATCAATCACCGCAAGAGACGCTTTGGGAAGGGGAAAGGGTCTGGTCGACTTAAAGCTGCTTAAAGGAGCAGAACAGGGCTATGAAGAGGCAATCTCGCAATTAGGCCAGAGCCAGCGTTTAATCCCTAAAAGAATATTGTTTATTGTAGTCCCTGACAAATTAGTTAAGAAGACAGTTGATGCAATAATCAGGTTAAATCAGACAGGCAAATCCGGAGACGGAAAAATATTTGTAATGCCGATCGCCGATTCCATCAGGGTAAGAACCGGGGAAAGCGGCAATTCAACACTTGATGATTAA
- a CDS encoding P-II family nitrogen regulator: MIMIRAIVRPEKSDNVLAALMDAGFPAVTKMSVVGRGKQRGIKIGEITYDEIPKELLLTVVNDGDKDFVVKTIMQAARTGDKGAFGDGKIFITTVEESYTISSGIRETSSGETEKVKI; the protein is encoded by the coding sequence ATGATAATGATCAGAGCAATTGTAAGGCCTGAAAAATCGGACAATGTGCTTGCAGCGCTTATGGATGCAGGATTTCCTGCGGTAACCAAGATGTCTGTTGTGGGCAGGGGCAAGCAGCGGGGAATAAAAATCGGCGAGATAACCTATGACGAAATCCCAAAGGAGTTACTCCTAACAGTCGTAAATGATGGTGATAAGGATTTTGTTGTTAAAACGATTATGCAAGCGGCAAGAACAGGCGATAAAGGAGCGTTTGGAGATGGGAAAATTTTCATAACCACTGTGGAAGAGTCTTACACGATAAGTTCCGGGATCAGGGAAACATCCTCAGGGGAGACAGAAAAGGTGAAGATATGA